In one Bacillus sp. PK3_68 genomic region, the following are encoded:
- a CDS encoding DUF402 domain-containing protein has product MIHLNTSINQYANKIIERKIRYDSTIVEHVCKLLKVQDQKIVLFHKIKESFTMTAEKTSLTIPKGSYTIAYYWKDRPYNAYVWRDGEGNYLGSYFNIVKNTQITGQILSFEDLIIDVLALPNGSCFVLDEDELSEPLDQFEKGTVQQALHSLMNTLDVLLPEIILETEQVYKHEELFYWLKD; this is encoded by the coding sequence ATGATTCATCTAAATACATCCATTAATCAATATGCTAATAAAATAATAGAAAGAAAGATACGATATGATTCCACCATTGTTGAACATGTTTGCAAACTATTGAAGGTACAAGATCAAAAAATCGTCCTTTTTCATAAAATAAAGGAGTCGTTTACAATGACGGCAGAGAAAACATCATTAACGATTCCTAAGGGCAGCTATACGATTGCTTACTATTGGAAAGATCGGCCGTACAATGCGTATGTTTGGAGGGATGGCGAGGGAAATTACTTAGGTTCTTACTTTAACATTGTCAAGAACACACAGATAACCGGTCAAATCCTCTCTTTTGAAGACTTGATCATTGATGTCCTGGCTCTTCCAAATGGAAGCTGTTTCGTTCTAGATGAGGATGAGTTGTCTGAGCCGCTGGATCAATTCGAGAAAGGTACGGTTCAGCAGGCTCTACACTCATTAATGAATACTCTGGACGTCTTATTGCCTGAAATTATTTTAGAAACAGAACAGGTATACAAACATGAGGAGCTTTTTTATTGGTTAAAGGATTAA